Below is a genomic region from Streptomyces roseoviridis.
CGCACCTCCAGGAGCTCCTCGCGGACCGCATCGAGACGCTGGGCGAGGGCTGGACCCTGGTCCGCCGGGAGTACCCGACCGCCATCGGCCCGGTGGACATCCTGTGCCGGGACGCCGACGGGGCGACGGTCGCGGTGGAGATCAAGCGGCGCGGCGAGATCGACGGCGTGGAGCAGCTGACCCGCTATCTGGAGCTGCTCAACCGCGACCCGCACCTGGCGCCGGTGAAGGGCATCTTCGCGGCCCAGGAGATCAAGCCGCAGGCCCGGGTGCTCGCGACCGACCGCGGGATCGACTGCGTGGTGCTGGACTACGACGCGCTGCGCGGGATCGAGGACGACAAGCTGCGGCTGTTCTGACCCCCGGTACGTACGTACGGACAGGGACACGGCGAAGGCCCGGGTGCGGTGAGCGCACCCGGGCCTTCGGCGTACGCGGGTCAGGCCGGGGCGCCGCTGCCGGTGGAGGGGGCGGACTGGGAGCCGGAGGCCGAGGCGGAGGTGGAGGTGGAGCCGCTGGGGGTGCCGGTGGGCGTCGGGTTCGACGTCCCCGTCGACGGAGACGTGCTCGGCGTGCTCGGCGTGGTCGACGAGGACGACGGAGTGGGCGTCGGGGACGTCGTTCCCGTCGGCGACATCGTCGGGCGCGGCGGCGTCTTCGTCGGGTCGCCCGGCTCACCGCTGTCCGTCGCGGACGGCGAGTCCGTCGGCCTCGGCGAACCGGTGGCCGGGCCGGTCGCGCCCGGTGCCGCCGTGCCGGTCGGCCCGGGGGACGCCGGGTCGGCGGGGCGGTCGGTGGCGTCGTCGGTGGGCTCGGGTTCGCCACCGGTGCCGTCGTCCGTGCCGTCCGGGGTCGCGCTGCTGTCGGAGGTGACCCGGTCGGCGCCGGGCTCGGTGCCGTCGCCGGAGGTGGCGCCGAGGGTGACCACCGTGCCGAGTACGGCGACGAGGAGGGCGCCCGCGCCCACGGCGGCCAGGTTGCGGCGGGCTCCGGTGAGGATGCCCTTGCGCAGGCCGCCCGGCCGGTCGTCGTCCCGGTCCCGGCCCCCGTCCCGGTCGCCGGAGGGGATCGGGGCCGTGGCGGCGCCCACGGCGCTGCCCGCGCCGCCGACGACGGTCGGGGGCTCCGTGATGACGGCCGGGAAGGAACGCGGCGGGGTCGGCGGGGCGAGCTCCGGGAAGGCCGGCTTCGCGGACCTGGCCGGGAGCGGGGCGTTCGCCGGGATGCCGCGGGGCGGCGAGGCGGGGCCTTCGCGGCGCGGCAGGGCCGGGGGCCGGGCGGCCGGCGCGGCGGTCGGGGTGCCCGCGGGCGGCGTGGCAGGGGCGGCCGGTTCCACGGGAGCGGGCTCGCCGGCCAGGTCGGCGACGAGCGCGAGGGCCCGGCGGCCGGCGACCGTGCCGCGCTTGTCGGCGAGGGCGCCGCGCAGGGCGATGGATGCCTCCAGCTCGGCACGGGCCCGCTGCAGGCTGCCCCGGCAGAGCGCGAGGATGCCCAACTCGTGGTGGAAGAAAGCCTCTTCGGCGACCTCGCCGGCGAGGCGGGCGGCCTCCTGGCCGCCGCGCAGGGCGCGTTCCCAGGCGCTCCAGTGCAGTCCGGCGGCGAAGGCGGGGGCGGCGGCGCGGGCGAGCTGGACGGCGGTGGCCGGGTGTTCGGGTGCGGTGCCGGTGATCAGCACGGTGAGGGCGGCGAGCAGGGAGTCGGCCTCGGCGGTGGCGCGCTCGGCGCTGACGGAGGGGTGTCCGGCCCACCAGGCGTAGTGCTGGGCGACGGTGTGGGCGCGGGCCGCGGGGTCGGGCTCGTAGTTCCGCGCGAGGAGCTGGGTGAGGACGCCGGCGGCGAGCCGGTAGCGGGTGCCGACCGGGGAGAGCAGACCGCAGGACATGAGCTCGCCGACGGCGGCGTCGGCGTGGGTGTCGCCGACGAGGGCGGGCAGGTGCGCCTGGTGGGGCACCTCGCCGCCGAGGGCGACGGCGAAGCGCAGGGTTTCCTGGGCGGCGCGGCTGAGCCGGGAGGCGAGGAGGGCGGCCGGGGCGGCGCCCTCGCCGAGGCTGGGCAGCGGTATGTCGCGGACCTCGACGTCGGGGTCCTCGGGCGGTCCTGCCGTCGCGCGCGGGCCGGCGGCACCGGTGCCGGCGGACGGGCCGAATGCCTCCTCCAGGGCGCCGAAGGCGTCGAACTCGGCGGGACCGACCCGGAGCCGGTCGCGCTGCCGGAGCAGGGCGCCGGCCTGGACGAAGCGGAGCGGCAGCCCTTCGGACTCGAACCAGAGGTCGCCGGCCCAGTTGGCCTCGTCCTCGGTCAGCGAGCGGCCGACGGCGCTCTCCAGGAGGGTGACGGCGGCGGCGCGGCCGAGTCCGGGGAGCTCGACCTCCTCGAGGGCGGCCTCCGGCGAGGCGGCGGGGGTGTCGGGGGTGGCGGCGAGGAGGAAGGCGCAGTCGGGGGTGGCGGCGAGCAGTTCGTCGAGGGCGGCGCCACCGAACTCCAGGTCGTCGACGACGACGATGGCGCCGATGCCGCGGACCTCGATGAGGAGTTCCTCGCGGTCGGGCCGGTAGCCGGGGGCGTGCTGGACGGCGTGGAAGAGCTCGTACAGCAGGTCGGTGGGCGTGCGGTGGTGTCCGGAGAGCCGGACGACGCCGTCGGGGGCGATGTCCGCGCAGTCGGCGGCGACGGCGTCGAGGAGGGTGCTGCGGCCGGAGCCGGCGGGGCCGGTGAGCCGGGCGGAGCGGCCCCGGCTGAGGTGGTGGACGAGCTGGTCGCGCTGTTCCTGCCGTTCGAGCAGGGGAAGGGCGGGTGCCGCGGGGCCGGGCGGTACGGGCGGGTGGGCCGCGCGGGCGGCCTCGGCGCGCTCCCGGTCGGTGCGGCGGCGGGGGGCCGGGGGCTGTTCTCCGGGCGGGCAGACCTCGATCTCGCTGCCGTCGAGGGGGTTGACGTTGAGCAGGAGGCCGCCGGAGACGATCCGGGCGGTGCGCACCCGGGCGGGGGCGGTGGACGCGGGCGTGGGTACGGCGTGTCCGGGGCGGGTGTCCGCGCCCTCGGCGTCGTGACCGTACTCCTCCGGTCCCCGGTTGGTCGGGTCCATGGTCCAAGCTCCCAAGCGGCGGGCGATGTGCAGGCGAGCCGACCCTAGACGGTTGTCCGACCTCCGGGAACAGTCGGGGTGGCACCGAGCCCAAGACGTCACGGTCTTGTGAGGATTGCGCGTGACGCCTGGTTCTCACAGTGGCTTCACAGCCGCGTGTCGCGGCTGTGACGTGACGTCCGTTCAGACGCGGGGCAGCGACTCGGCGGCCAGGCCGCCCTCGATGGCGAGGATGCGGTGGAGTCGGGTGGCGACGAGGAGGCGCTGCATCTGGGGCGGCACTCCGCGCAGCACCAGGCGGCGGCCGCAGCGGCCGGCCCGGCGGTGGGCGCCCATGATGACGCCGAGCCCGGTGGCGTCCCAGGAGTCGAGGCCGGTCAGGTCGAGCACGAGGTCGCCGACTCCGTCGTCGACCGCCGAGTGCAGGACCGTTCGGGCGTCCGCCGCGCTGCGGACGTCGAGGCGGCCCCCGACGACCAGCTCGGCGTGGTCGCCCCTGATGTGCATATGCGCTCCCCGAGAGTGCTCCGTCGTGTGCCCGTCCACGCAACGCTTGACTGCCGGATCGGCAGAAGCGTTGCGCCTTGTAAGCGAACCGATATCGAAATTCACCCCTGAGGGCGATGGTGCGGGGGCGGTCGGACCCCTGTGCGGAACCGGTGTGCGGCTCAGTAGCTGTAGAAGCCCTGCCCGCTCTTGCGGCCGATGTCACCCGCGTCCACCATCCGGCGCATCAGCTCCGGCGGGGCGAACTTCTCGTCCTGGGTCTCGGCGTAGATGTTGCTGGTGGCGTTGACGAGGATGTCGACGCCGGTCAGGTCGGTGGTGGCGAGCGGGCCCATGGCGTGCCCGAAGCCGAGCTTGCAGGCGATGTCGATGTCCTCGGCGGTGGCCACGCCCGACTCGTAGAGCTTGGCGGCCTCGACGACGAGCGCCGTGATGAGGCGGGTGGTGACGAAGCCGGCCACGTCGCGGTTGACGACGATACAGGTCTTGCCGACGGACTCGGCGAACTCGCGGGCGGTGGCGAGGGTTTCGTCGCTGGTCTTGTAGCCGCGCACGAGCTCGCACAGCTGCATCATCGGGACCGGCGAGAAGAAGTGGGTGCCGACGACGGCCTCCGGGCGCTCCGTCACCGCGGCGATCTTGGTGATCGGGATGGCGGAGGTGTTGGAGGCGAGGACGGCGCCGTCCTTGGCGACCTTGTCGAGG
It encodes:
- a CDS encoding 3-hydroxyacyl-CoA dehydrogenase family protein translates to MARKLAVIGAGLMGSGIAQVSAQAGWDVVLRDVTDAALVRGTDAIKTSYERFVAKGKLDAADAEAALGRITATTELDAVADADVVVEAVFEKLEVKHEIFRSLDKVAKDGAVLASNTSAIPITKIAAVTERPEAVVGTHFFSPVPMMQLCELVRGYKTSDETLATAREFAESVGKTCIVVNRDVAGFVTTRLITALVVEAAKLYESGVATAEDIDIACKLGFGHAMGPLATTDLTGVDILVNATSNIYAETQDEKFAPPELMRRMVDAGDIGRKSGQGFYSY
- a CDS encoding STAS domain-containing protein codes for the protein MHIRGDHAELVVGGRLDVRSAADARTVLHSAVDDGVGDLVLDLTGLDSWDATGLGVIMGAHRRAGRCGRRLVLRGVPPQMQRLLVATRLHRILAIEGGLAAESLPRV
- the nucS gene encoding endonuclease NucS, with translation MRLVIARCSVDYAGRLTAHLPSAPRLILVKADGSVSIHADDRAYKPLNWMSPPCTLKESVDGEAVENGAAAVWTVINKAGEKLIITMEEILHDSSHELGVDPGLIKDGVEAHLQELLADRIETLGEGWTLVRREYPTAIGPVDILCRDADGATVAVEIKRRGEIDGVEQLTRYLELLNRDPHLAPVKGIFAAQEIKPQARVLATDRGIDCVVLDYDALRGIEDDKLRLF
- a CDS encoding ATP-binding protein encodes the protein MDPTNRGPEEYGHDAEGADTRPGHAVPTPASTAPARVRTARIVSGGLLLNVNPLDGSEIEVCPPGEQPPAPRRRTDRERAEAARAAHPPVPPGPAAPALPLLERQEQRDQLVHHLSRGRSARLTGPAGSGRSTLLDAVAADCADIAPDGVVRLSGHHRTPTDLLYELFHAVQHAPGYRPDREELLIEVRGIGAIVVVDDLEFGGAALDELLAATPDCAFLLAATPDTPAASPEAALEEVELPGLGRAAAVTLLESAVGRSLTEDEANWAGDLWFESEGLPLRFVQAGALLRQRDRLRVGPAEFDAFGALEEAFGPSAGTGAAGPRATAGPPEDPDVEVRDIPLPSLGEGAAPAALLASRLSRAAQETLRFAVALGGEVPHQAHLPALVGDTHADAAVGELMSCGLLSPVGTRYRLAAGVLTQLLARNYEPDPAARAHTVAQHYAWWAGHPSVSAERATAEADSLLAALTVLITGTAPEHPATAVQLARAAAPAFAAGLHWSAWERALRGGQEAARLAGEVAEEAFFHHELGILALCRGSLQRARAELEASIALRGALADKRGTVAGRRALALVADLAGEPAPVEPAAPATPPAGTPTAAPAARPPALPRREGPASPPRGIPANAPLPARSAKPAFPELAPPTPPRSFPAVITEPPTVVGGAGSAVGAATAPIPSGDRDGGRDRDDDRPGGLRKGILTGARRNLAAVGAGALLVAVLGTVVTLGATSGDGTEPGADRVTSDSSATPDGTDDGTGGEPEPTDDATDRPADPASPGPTGTAAPGATGPATGSPRPTDSPSATDSGEPGDPTKTPPRPTMSPTGTTSPTPTPSSSSTTPSTPSTSPSTGTSNPTPTGTPSGSTSTSASASGSQSAPSTGSGAPA